TAGGCCTGGCTTCAGCCAGGTGGTGGGTTGTTAGTCGTGAGCGAGGAAGGGTGCTTAAGTTTGAACTCCCACGTGTTGGCATCTTTTTCTTGGCTTAGGGGAACGTGATGACATCTTTCTTGCCTGTTGGCTCTAAAGGTGCCCACTCAAACATGCATGTATGTGAgtgatgtgtatgtgtgtgtgtatatatatgtacacacacacagacacatgcactcaaacatatatatatttgtgcacgtgcacaaacacacacatacacacgtgctTGTTTGTTGATACAAGAGACTTTTCTCCCAGGCTTGTGGAAGCTGATGGGAGATTAGGGTTCAAGCCTGGTTGTTCCCTCCCAGTGGGCAGACACACTGCAAATGAGGTGGCAACACCGTTTTGCCGGCGTCTCTGCACTCCCGTTGCTTCGCAATAAGGCGGCAGGAGTCCTTTTACCATTCGATCTGGGCTGTGTTCCCCCACTCCCAATTGCAATGTTCTACCGTGTCTGGCAGGCCCATCTGTGCAGCCTTTGGCAGGGTTAAGTCCCAGCAGAGGGAAGATAGAGGTGCAATTTGACTGGGTCATTGGAAACATCAGACAGCAGCTCGTTCCCTGTgcgctgctggtggtggtggtggagggatgATTAAAGAATAGAAGCTTTAAAGTAATTTAGTTGCAAGGAAACCCTAGTGACTGTATATTGATTTCAACCTGCCAAGGTGCATAGGACAGGAAAGCCAGAGCTTCGCCTTCTTGAGCTCTGGTGCACGGTCCAAAACACAGCTGCGGTGGGACTCTGAGCAGGGCATGGTGGTGTTAATAGCTCAGAAAAGGCTTGCTGTCAGGGTGGAAAAGCAAGGAGGGTAGCTAACATCATGTTTCATATAAAAACATATCTAATCGCTCATCTCTCCTGTACTCTTCACAAGAACTTCCAATAGGTAAGGAGGGCAGCGAGCCCAGTTGCAAATCGATACTTTTGGTGCTTCCCCACGTCGCATCAGGTGATGCTGGTTTGCAGTCTTTAAAACTTTGAAGCTGGAACATGATGGTTTCTGGGCTTTTGTACTGTGCCTTTTGTGCACCTGTTATCCTACAACCTTTTAAATAAGTTCTGTCGCCTGTAGTGGGAGATGGGCTGGGTGTGATGCTGTTCTCTGTGTCCAAGCAAACTGATGGAGAGCCGTGCAGCTGGAGGGAAGTGCCTGGTGGTCCACGGTTGGGAAATCCTGTGCCTTTGGTGCTCTGAATGTCCCTTCATCCTCTCTCCTTTGCTGAAAAAAACAAGGAACTGCCCCTCTACCCCCAGATCTGAACAGGGAGAAGTTTACAGCTTGGATTCTGCAGAGAATTTACGTGTGTTCAGAGCTCTAAAATTAGATACGGAGAAGATGCTCATGCCTGAAGCTTATTGTGTTTAAGTGTCTTGCAGAATCTAGGCCTGAAGGAATTCTGTTGTCAGCTACAAACACTGGAATTTTGCAAATTGTATTTAGGCCAAAAGTCCTATGACAAATAGATATATCAGCAggcggaggtggtggtggtggggaagttGAGAGCACACGTGGGTGCTTTATGATCTAGATCAGCAGTCTCTCAGGATTACAATGAAACATAAAATAGCTATGTTAATGTTATGAAGAGAGCTCCCACTCCAGTACTCTGTGTTTGGTCCCAGCGGTTGTAAcaattgttctttgtttttctgcagaccGTATTTTGAACTCAAGGCGAAGTACTATGTCCAGCTAGAGGTATGTACGTAGTTCAGATGCATCTTCACTGTTTATGGTAAATACTGAAATTAAATGTAAAGTGCTCAGAGAATAACTCTGTCACATTTCTGTACAAAACCAATTCCATTCAAAACCTCTTATCTTGAGCAATTTACTAAgcacattttaaagataaaagccTAAGAGGCTTTGTTTCCTCGAGTGAAGTAGGAGAGCTCCAATCCCCTGTTTGCACCCTGCTGCTCGCTGCCAGAACAGAGCAAACAATTTGACTGTCTTTACCTCTTGTATTATATGAagtctctggatttttttcccttccttgtgTTTTATGCTTCCAGCTGTTTCACTGTACTTGGGGTGCTCTTTTCGGTTCACTGGTTGGGTGAATTAACAGAGCAAATAACCTGCTTGTAGTACTCAAACATCACTCCGATGTGACCTTCAGATTTGGGGTTTGGAAGAAACAGGATGTCAAGCCCATGGCCTGGACTCGGGCTTGTGGCTGGACATCGGCAGCCGCAGGCTCCCTGAACTTTTTGGGCATCTCTACACTGTGTTCTGGTCAGTGCAACGATGTTTAGCCAGCGCTTCCGTACAGCGCGGGACATGGCTCCGGGCCAGATGTGGCAGTTGTGAGTTTGATGCTGCAGGTCTCCTGTTGCTGCCCTTCCTCTTGGAGCTGCCAGAGGTGGGAGAGCAAAGTAGCattaaaaattcaaatgcaaGAATCAGTGTGGATTATTGCATACGGTCTTTCTGCTTGAGTGACTTCTGTCATATATGGCCTCTGCCCGGTTACCAGAGCAGGTTTGCTGtgtagggggggggaaaaaactggGGAGCCTGGCACCTCTGAGTTCAAGAGTAGTGGCGATGCCTGGTGTGTGGGATAAGTGCAGGGCACAAGTAGGGCGTGTTGCCCTATGCCTGGCAGCCACTGGATTTCAGGAAGGCTCTGGCAGGGTGCTAAGCCACCTGGGCCTGGCTAAAAGCAGATTCCCGTGCTTTGCCTGGCATGCCAGGTACATCCCGCACCTTTTGTGTGGGCCCTTCTTAGCACTTCCCAAGATGCCACAGGTCTTTGCAGGCAGCAAAAGCCCTCGAAGAGCCTTTTCCTTGCTTGGGATGCAGGCTTGGGCTGCGTCCTGCCCCCCTGGCTTGCCTGCCCCTGTGGCCGTGCTCAGCAACCTCTGCGCAGGGCCAGACTCTCGTCCGTCCTGGGCCGGGTGCCAGCACAGAGCTTTTACTGGGATGCCCTTGAACTGCAAACCCTCGATCACCTAGATACCAACATTGGTTTGTGCTAGCTTGCTTATGCAGAGCTAAATCAGTTGGATGCTTAATGGAGAACTGACTACGGTGCTTCCCCACCATTCGTAATGAAGCATGTCTAATATCTGTCTTCCTCATTAGCAACTGAAGAAAACGGTGGATGACCTCCAGGCAAAACTGGCCCTGGCAAAGGGAGAGTATAAGACTGCTTTGAAAAACCTGGAGATGATCTCAGATGAGATTCACGAGAGGAGACGGTCCACTGCCATGGGACCACGAGGATGTGGTGTGGGTGCTGAAGGGAACAATACATCTGTGGAAGACCTGTCTGCAAGTAAACTGGAGTCGGACACCATCTCTGGTGAGTACAGAGCATTCCTGTGCCAGGGAGTATCCTGTGGGCATCATAAGAGATGCTGAGATGAGGGCTGCTCTGTGTGCTGCAGCTTGGTTGTTTTGTGGCTGTGGTTAACTCattacacttcctttttttttacaggaatttATTGTGGTTTTGATAGCTCGTTTTCAAGGGAAAGGACGAAGAGTTGAAATGCATCAGCTGTTGCCTTAGCATGGCTGCTATTGCTCATAGTGTTGtaggaaaggaataaaattaaTCCACTTAAAAGCATGCTCCTAATTTTTAAGCTAGTGATGCTGCTCTTAGTGACTTTTGGCTGGGGTGGTTGCAGGCTGTATTAGCTCATTCAGCTGGTTGGGCTGAGGTAGCAGTGCTGGTTTGGAAATAGGCCTTTCTCAATCAAGCGCATGTACGTGCAGTCCTGGGCCTGTGGCAGGGGCACTAATGCTGCAGTTGCACTCATACCCACTCTACGTTGTGGAGGGTGCGTATAAGGATAAGCTCCTTCATGCTGTGGGATCTTTTGTCGATATGTTGACTTTAGCACAGCATGTGTGCTTCAAACAAGGGAAGTGAAGAAGCCGCGTTATGTTAAGGGAGGGTACTGGGGCTCTGTACCAGACGCATCTTCCTTGGCAGCACCTGAGCGAGCTGCTAGCCTGGATAACCAGTGGCATGTAGAGAGTCTGAGCCGTAAAGACAGGAGCAGTCTATGGGGTTGTGAGTTTACTTCTGTCCTGCTCTGGGAGAAGGAAGATGGACTGAAAGTGATTGTGGCCCAGgcgtttttttcttttactccctGCTGggcatttttcccccttcctggtGCAGAAATTATTTACTTGCAGTCCAGACCCACAAATCCCAGTTCAGTTTGTATTTCAGTGCCATTTCTGCAGGAAAGAGTCCAGGTCACGATTGCAGGAGTTCATAATTGCATGATCCCAGTGCCTTCGCTCTCCCAGCAATGCCCATGTAGACACCAGCGCTGGGGCCCTTCAGGCCTGCCCGCAGCGCAGCCCAGCTGCAAGGCAGGAGCTGGGAGGCAGACCTGGGCTGGCTTTAGGTCCCTGTAACGCCATGAGTTTTCGCATGATGTGCTAGTGCCTCCTCACAATAGAGAGTATGGTGTCTGGGCCAGTTGATCTGCTGGGGTTTCAGCATGGCTGTATACCTGTTGAGTCCTCCTGAATTAGGCATGGTTTGCTGCTTTGCCTACCCACAAATGCCCCCTCCGCAAACAAGCTGGTGCATAGCGGGCCCCCCAGGAGCCTTGGGCGCAACCAAGTTGAGGTTTTCTCATGCCGAAGAAGTTTAGGAGCCAAGTACATAGGGGCAGAAACAGCCAGGCAGGTTAGTTCAGAGTAACCAGTTGTTTGCCCTCCTGGCCGCTGCTGAGGCTTTAGGCGAGGACCGGCAGCTGAGCTCATCTCTCTTTGGACCGTACAGTTCCACATATGTGGAAGGACTCCAGGCTGTGTCTGCTGCCAGCCCAGACCTGGGTTGTGACAGGGCAGGACTAGCAGCTTGCCAGACGTAATAACCAAAATAGCATGAAAAGGTCAAGCTCTTGTGTGTTGTAACATGTGGGGGTTTTCCACCAAGGCCTCTTTATATCTTGATTTCCGTCTGCTGCGGTTAAGTGAAACACTGTAGCTTTCagcacgattttttttttttccccccagcagttGCTCTTGTGTGGTATGGCAAGTTTCGGTGGTAATAAAAAATAAGCTGTAATTTGTGTTTGCTCTAGGCTAGCTGATGTTAGTGCTCCTTCCCAAGTAAAGGATTCCTGCAACTTGGAAAATCCTCAACTTTTTTGCTTTTACCCCCTGCAAAGTTATCTGAATTGCTCCCCGTATACCGATAAAGCACAGCAAGTGAGAGGAAGGGCCATTGTGCAGTCTTGGATttgacattaaaaacaaaaccacaacaaACTGACTCCAAGCACAAAATGCCCCAGAGGAGGCATCAGGGAGGTGGATAACGCTGGCTATCCATTTTATCTTCTGAAACCTTTTAGGTCAGTTCTGCAGTGTAGTTCATACAGTAGAAAGGGACTGAAATCTGAAGTAACCATGCTGATAGCTGCCTCTGTTTTCCCCCTTCATGTCTGAGTGGCGCACGTGAGCCCCAGGCTGTGGAGCTAACAGAAGAGCTGCTttgaaacttttcctttaaacCTTTTTGTTGTTAACACTGCTACTTTGCTCCTGCTCTTCTTTCAAGTTGGTTCTGAGCCTCTCTGACAATAGGAGGAATTGCAAGGAAGCATAACTGAAGATAACCTCAGGTCATTATAACTGTCTTGCTATTTGTGGGACATCTTCAGACCTATGCGGTTCCAGCACATGCTTTTGTTGTGCAAAGGCTGATGCACATAACTAACGTTCTCGTCCCAGTGGGACTACGTGTGGGCAGAAGTCTTTGGTTCATAGCTTTCCATCCTGCAATAAGCCCAGATTGAAAacgttattttttaataaaacctaCACTGCATGTGCTGCACAAAATGGAACTTGTGTTAAAAGATTCCTCCTCCTGTTCCTAACAAAGAGTCTCCAGCTTAATCTAGCTGGACAGTTTGGACGTGGTTTGCTCTAATTGGAATTTCACATACGAGCGAACACAAGCAGGGAGAATGATTTATGTGGGTtagggctttatttttttttttaatttgttgtcaTTTAGTGATCCTCATCCAAAAGGAGACCTTAGGAGTTCATGTTAGATTTTAACTGTAAAAGTGGGAAGGTAAGGTGGAAGTAGTCTGTCCCTGCTGCCACGTCTGCCTTCTGATTAGTGCTGTAAATAACCAGGAATCCTTGCTGGCTTTGAGCTGTTGCTGGCTGAGACAGGCACAGTGAACTAGTCCCTGTCCTAAATTATGTACAGAAGatgacaggggcaaggccaggtGGGCAGGGGGCAACAGGGAACGGTAAAAAACCAAGGGCATCTTAGAATAAGGAGTAGTAGTTATTGATTTGGTCTTGCAGGGCATATCATATTGGGTCTGCTGGTCCTCACAGCTTTTCTCTGGAAATGGGGTAGAATCAGGCCTTCGTGATCTACTTATGAAATGCTGGATTAAGGCTTTGCAAGGGGGGCAAACTACTAGAGTGGGATAGCAGTACATGTATGTACAGAAGATGCCAAACTGAGTGACTGAAATATCCTGGAAAGGAGAGATAGGTTTGCTAATTGGCGTATTCTTTAAACGCTGCAGTGGCTTCGGAAGTGTTTGAGGATGACAACGGCAGTAGCTTTGTATCCGAAGAAGATTCAGAAACTCAGTCAGTGTCCAGCTTCAGCTCTGGTCCCACGAGCCCCTGCGAGGTGCCTGCTCAGTTTCCTCCCGCAACGCGACCTGGAAGCCTGGATCTGCCCAGTCCTGTCTCCCTTTCCGAGTTTGGGATGGTCTTTCCTGTCCTCGGGCCCCGAAGTGAATGCAGCGGGGCGTCATCCCCTGAATGTGAAGCTGAACGAGGTACGCACAGCTGGATACGCCCTGGGCCAATGTTTTTCAGCTTTATAAAGGGAGCAGGAAAACCCTCTCAGCTGCCCTAAGCATATTGCAAGCTCGCTGAGCCTCTGACCCACTGGCTGCCTCCTTGAGGAAGGCAGTTCTCGAACGTCCTCGTCCCACAGTAATGATgacatttaaaatttgtttttaactacTCATCTGCTAGCTGGGGAGGTTCCCCAGCTTTGTCTCAGTGCAGCAATGGGGTTAGAGGTTCCTCAGGAAATAAATGAGCAGTGGGATTCTGATGGTATATTTATTTCGAGGAAAATCtcagtttacttttttaattgcTGTCCTGCTTGCTGAAAATCCTGCTTTCCAGAACAAATCAAATAAGGTGCCAAAAGGAACCGCTTAATGCAGTGGCTGTGCAAGCCTTTGCTGACAAATTCAGACTAGAGGATTACCACTGCTCTTGTGTACTCCAATTTAAGTCTGTTTACGTTGTAATTTGCCGATGCAGTGCACAAGATGAGCGCAGCTTGGAAGGCCAACTTCAGTTACTTAACATCTTGCTCCTGCTCCTGTAATTTTGTACGCTTTGGCAAAGGAAGCTGCAGAGGCACCCACCCGCTTGAACCTTAAGTTGCAGAATGAAACCTGGGTTTAACATCTAGTTTAATCCTTTCTTTGCAGGGGATAGGGCAGAAGGGGCTGAAAACAAGACAAGCGACAGAGTGAACAAGAATAGGAGCAGCAACAGGAGCAGCTCCGCTGAGGGGTTGGCTTTGGATAACCGAATGAAGCAGCTCTCCCTTCAGTGCATGAAAATCAAAGAGGGAATATGCGCAGGCAGAAAAGCTGCCCAGATTGGCTGAGTCCTTCTTGTGCCCTATCCTGATTAATGGgagtataaatatttatacatgaACTTCTAAGTGTCTGAAGAACATTGTGCCAATAATACATGCCAAATCTTAAGCGTTTACTCTAAGAATTTAAAACTGCACTAAGAAGTCTAATTGATGTTGAGGGCTGAAGTTTTTATTCAGTAAATCCTTTGTAGGCCAGACAAGTTGTCAAACGTTTAAGCTGTGCTCATATTTCACAGACTTTGTAAATTGTTTTGTAGCAGCCTGGCTGAAGCAATAATGAGTAATGTTCCTGTGTAGATTCATGCCAGTAGGGTCTGAAATCCAAGCCAGACATTTGCAGTGAGCAGTTTGGCTTCAGTTTTGTAGACTGAAATGCTCTTTAGATACAGTGGATCTTTTGAGTGTAAGTGGCATATTCTTTAAACATCTGTATTTGTCTGTATTATGCTGAAACtgtagaaatattttgtatacAGGAAAGCTGTTGCATGTGTGGGTCTAAAAGCCTTCACTCTTCCCTTGGTGCTCACAGAAAGGATAAAGATTAGTCATGCCTTTAAAAATTGGCgtaagagaaagaaacaggatgGTAACACTCAGCAGTGATAGGCCCTTTCTTAGCCACCTTATGAAGTCTGGCTTGGACTCTAAGGGTGATTCCAGTGACCAAAAAGAGTTGAttggccccttcccctcccctgagAAGTGAAGTATTATTTTGCAGCACTTTAAGTGTTATTGCTCGAAAATGGGAGTCATAGATGTGTTCAGGACAGTTATGATAAGGGATGCACCCTTAAAATATGCATGAAGGAATTGCCAGTGTAGATTGACCATGTGTTCTTAAATTTCTCTGTAGGTTGTACTGTGTGGGGTTTTATAATTGTTAAAGGAACTTGAGATTTTAGTATGCCCTAAAGAAAGTGTTCAATAAAACTAGGAAGGGCACGGGCATGTATTGCCAGCAGCTGTTAGGCAGTAGTAGTATCCGGTAATTATGCTAATAAGTGGTAGTAAAAAATCCTAGGACTCTAAGTTTTGGTGGCTAAGCATTTCTGAAAGCACCATTTTATCTAAAATGTTAGTTTATATTGTTAATTTGATGGGAATTTTAGTATTGCCCAAAGTATTTTCTATTCTATGTTTTTGCAGTCCTGTTGTATTTTGTCCCTGCCACAGCTTGTGTACCTATTCTCAAAGTTaatgtaaaattcttcacactacagtaaacatttgtttttcacatttcattttgagTCTGTCCAAGCTAAGTGTTATCTCAAGTGCTAAGCATCACTTAGCTCTGATACTAAAAATCCTTTGTAGTACGTGAACAACTGTTACCTCCTTCCAGCTTTCCAAATCCCTCTATCTATGATTCACTTTGTATCCAGAATTCCATAAAACCGGAGGTTTAGCCAAGTTTTCAAAAATCCCTTAGTATGCAGAAAAGAGGAAGGTTATTCTACATTGCGTAACACCTCTGTATTTAATACTGCTGAAGTTTGCTATAAAGCTATGCAGAATTGAAGGTAAGGAgacctttttttcagaaaaattagaTTCAGCACATTATAGCTAGTAAGGTGAGCCTTTTAACAGATATGCATCTACATGCTC
This genomic interval from Struthio camelus isolate bStrCam1 chromosome 2, bStrCam1.hap1, whole genome shotgun sequence contains the following:
- the SH3BP5 gene encoding SH3 domain-binding protein 5 isoform X2, whose protein sequence is MEAAGRRGRGAEEGLRPDEEEEEEEVDPRIQGELEKLNQSTDDINRRETELEDARQKFRSVLVEATVKLDELVKKIGKAVEDSKPYWEARRVARQAQLEAQRATQDFQRATEVLRAAKETISLAEQRLLEDDKRQFDSAWQEMLNHATQRVMEAEQTKTRSELVHKETAAKYNAAMGRMKQLEKKLKRAINKSKPYFELKAKYYVQLEQLKKTVDDLQAKLALAKGEYKTALKNLEMISDEIHERRRSTAMGPRGCGVGAEGNNTSVEDLSASKLESDTISVASEVFEDDNGSSFVSEEDSETQSVSSFSSGPTSPCEVPAQFPPATRPGSLDLPSPVSLSEFGMVFPVLGPRSECSGASSPECEAERGDRAEGAENKTSDRVNKNRSSNRSSSAEGLALDNRMKQLSLQCMKIKEGICAGRKAAQIG
- the SH3BP5 gene encoding SH3 domain-binding protein 5 isoform X3 — translated: MRKITRAAYKTSVKVVLNVSDFPVFIGYGELEKLNQSTDDINRRETELEDARQKFRSVLVEATVKLDELVKKIGKAVEDSKPYWEARRVARQAQLEAQRATQDFQRATEVLRAAKETISLAEQRLLEDDKRQFDSAWQEMLNHATQRVMEAEQTKTRSELVHKETAAKYNAAMGRMKQLEKKLKRAINKSKPYFELKAKYYVQLEQLKKTVDDLQAKLALAKGEYKTALKNLEMISDEIHERRRSTAMGPRGCGVGAEGNNTSVEDLSASKLESDTISVASEVFEDDNGSSFVSEEDSETQSVSSFSSGPTSPCEVPAQFPPATRPGSLDLPSPVSLSEFGMVFPVLGPRSECSGASSPECEAERGDRAEGAENKTSDRVNKNRSSNRSSSAEGLALDNRMKQLSLQCMKIKEGICAGRKAAQIG
- the SH3BP5 gene encoding SH3 domain-binding protein 5 isoform X4, producing the protein MLNHATQRVMEAEQTKTRSELVHKETAAKYNAAMGRMKQLEKKLKRAINKSKPYFELKAKYYVQLEQLKKTVDDLQAKLALAKGEYKTALKNLEMISDEIHERRRSTAMGPRGCGVGAEGNNTSVEDLSASKLESDTISVASEVFEDDNGSSFVSEEDSETQSVSSFSSGPTSPCEVPAQFPPATRPGSLDLPSPVSLSEFGMVFPVLGPRSECSGASSPECEAERGDRAEGAENKTSDRVNKNRSSNRSSSAEGLALDNRMKQLSLQCMKIKEGICAGRKAAQIG